In one Silene latifolia isolate original U9 population chromosome 10, ASM4854445v1, whole genome shotgun sequence genomic region, the following are encoded:
- the LOC141605387 gene encoding uncharacterized protein LOC141605387, whose product MDMDMDMDMDTRMSSPTKKRTFPNDLSISTTKGSRSSSRRRLSVCTSHTSKTSSSFDRLTDDLFTEILLRVPVKPLHRSKSVSKRWLSLISSTCFARSYILTDHHNNMLLFKAERSKPYHDQHYALPFLHASYHQLSSIPLTFDFVLPLCRDFYDINDYGNQANNWEVTTKVLDYVFLIGTYGGLVLLSASFQDYHPEKSQYFYYQYYLCNPISKQWAQLPLISTYDSVGFTCYHAQQARGLGEVSRIWADTNSYENIIRNNADYDPNKIDFTVVSINRGGEKDEFIASVFSSTDEAAEWSIFHVPCPPASRWILGPTKLVFLNGNFHWCGTNCIAAYDPFNKPLHCDIIPLPPMDPLESENGRILLLEACQGHLRLVKPNGDGKLPTFPVFVARLTGTSHNNKTETTL is encoded by the exons atggatatggatatggatatggatatggatactaGAATGTCGTCTCCAACTAAAAAGAGGACATTCCCAAACGACTTATCTATTTCTACTACTAAAGGTAGTCGTAGTAGTAGTCGTCGTCGTTTAAGCGTTTGCACTAGTCACACCTCAAAAACATCATCGTCATTTGATCGTCTCACTGATGACCTTTTCACCGAGATCCTCCTGCGTGTCCCTGTCAAGCCTCTTCATCGCTCCAAATCCGTTTCCAAGCGTTGGCTCTCTCTTATTTCCTCAACTTGTTTTGCCCGCTCATATATCCTTACTGATCATCATAACAACATGCTACTTTTCAAAGCTGAACGTAGCAAACCCTATCATGACCAACATTATGCCTTGCCCTTCCTCCATGCTTCCTACCATCAGCTTTCTTCAATCCCCTTAACCTTTGATTTCGTTCTCCCGCTCTGCCGCGATTTCTATGACATTAATGATTATGGTAATCAAGCTAACAATTGGGAGGTCACTACTAAGGTGTTGGACTACGTATTCCTAATTGGCACCTACGGCGGTTTGGTCTTACTATCTGCCTCTTTTCAGGACTACCATCCTGAAAAGAGCCAGTATTTTTATTATCAATATTATCTGTGTAACCCCATCTCCAAGCAGTGGGCCCAGCTACCTTTGATCTCAACTTACGATAGTGTTGGTTTTACTTGCTACCACGCACAGCAAGCTCGTGGACTAGGTGAGGTTTCTAGAATTTGGGCGGATACCAATTCCTATGAGAACATCATTAGGAACAATGCTGATTATGACCCCAACAAGATTGACTTCACTGTCGTATCCATCAACCGGGGTGGGGAGAAAGACGAGTTTATCGCTAGTGTATTCTCCTCTACTGATGAAGCAGCAGAGTGGAGCATATTCCACGTCCCTTGTCCACCTGCTTCTAGGTGGATACTTGGACCCACCAAGCTCGTTTTTTTAAACGGAAACTTTCACTGGTGTGGGACCAACTGCATTGCCGCATATGACCCTTTCAACAAACCTCTGCACTGTGATATCATTCCGTTACCTCCCATGGATCCTCTAGAATCGGAGAATGGAAGAATATTACTTTTGGAAGCGTGTCAAGGGCATCTTAGATTG GTAAAACCGAATGGGGACGGTAAACTGCCAACTTTTCCAGTATTCGTTGCTCGGTTGACTGGAACCTCGCACAACAACAAAACGGAAACGACCCTATAG
- the LOC141605389 gene encoding glutathione S-transferase U24-like isoform X2 yields the protein MASKENELILLDFWASMFAMRVKIALAEKGITDYECREEDIVVSKSPFLLQMNPVHKKVPVLIHNGKPICESLIIVEYIDEVWNQTSPLLPTDPYLKSHAKFWADFVDKKVFPPSRVLWTSTGESKENAKTELMESLKIMEDELGNKSYFGGDTFGFVDIALIPFYSWFKVYEVCGNMRIQDECPQIISWAKRCEKREGVKKCVPDMDNVANLILDIRTKHGIH from the exons ATGGCAAGTAAAGAGAATGAGCTGATATTACTTGATTTCTGGGCAAGTATGTTTGCAATGAGAGTTAAAATAGCACTTGCCGAGAAGGGGATCACTGACTATGAATGCAGAGAAGAGGACATTGTTGTTTCTAAAAGCCCTTTCCTGTTACAGATGAACCCGGTTCACAAAAAAGTACCGGTTCTCATCCATAATGGTAAACCCATATGCGAATCCTTGATAATCGTCGAGTATATCGATGAGGTCTGGAATCAAACCTCTCCTCTGCTTCCTACTGATCCTTACCTCAAGTCTCATGCTAAGTTTTGGGCTGACTTTGTTGATAAAAAG GTTTTTCCACCGAGTAGGGTGTTGTGGACAAGCACAGGGGAAAGCAAAGAGAATGCTAAAACGGAATTGATGGAAAGCCTGAAGATAATGGAAGACGAGCTCGGAAATAAAAGCTATTTCGGAGGTGATACCTTTGGATTTGTGGACATTGCACTAATCCCTTTCTACAGCTGGTTTAAGGTTTATGAAGTATGTGGAAATATGAGGATACAAGATGAGTGTCCTCAAATCATTTCATGGGCTAAAAGATGTGAAAAACGAGAAGGTGTGAAGAAATGTGTTCCGGATATGGATAATGTGGCTAACCTTATATTAGACATTAGGACCAAACATGGGATTCACTAA
- the LOC141605389 gene encoding glutathione S-transferase U19-like isoform X1, with amino-acid sequence MASKENELILLDFWASMFAMRVKIALAEKGITDYECREEDIVVSKSPFLLQMNPVHKKVPVLIHNGKPICESLIIVEYIDEVWNQTSPLLPTDPYLKSHAKFWADFVDKKVYPAQFKIWGKKEGSQEETKKEFIDILKTLEQELGDKCYFGGDNIGFVDIALIPYYSWFHTYEHFSGLSFEAECPHIIGWAKRCLLKDSVSSSLADMDKVLEAITEFRKFKGIA; translated from the exons ATGGCAAGTAAAGAGAATGAGCTGATATTACTTGATTTCTGGGCAAGTATGTTTGCAATGAGAGTTAAAATAGCACTTGCCGAGAAGGGGATCACTGACTATGAATGCAGAGAAGAGGACATTGTTGTTTCTAAAAGCCCTTTCCTGTTACAGATGAACCCGGTTCACAAAAAAGTACCGGTTCTCATCCATAATGGTAAACCCATATGCGAATCCTTGATAATCGTCGAGTATATCGATGAGGTCTGGAATCAAACCTCTCCTCTGCTTCCTACTGATCCTTACCTCAAGTCTCATGCTAAGTTTTGGGCTGACTTTGTTGATAAAAAG GTATACCCGGCTCAATTTAAGATATGGGGAAAAAAAGAGGGAAGTCAAGAGGAGACCAAAAAAGAGTTCATAGATATATTAAAGACATTAGAGCAAGAACTCGGGGATAAATGTTACTTTGGAGGAGATAATATTGGGTTCGTGGACATTGCACTTATACCTTACTATAGCTGGTTCCACACCTATGAGCACTTCTCGGGTCTTAGTTTTGAGGCGGAGTGTCCTCACATCATTGGCTGGGCTAAACGGTGTCTCCTCAAGGACTCCGTCTCCAGTTCTCTTGCCGATATGGATAAGGTTTTGGAAGCTATCACTGAGTTCAGGAAGTTTAAAGGCATCGCTTGA